AGGCCGGGCACAATTCGTGGGAGAAAGCCTACGCTGACCCTGAACTCTATAAATGGTTTCTGCAGCACCAGCGGAAGTGATTATTTTTCTTCCACCAAAATCACTTTGCCTTTGCTGATGTAAAAGTGAGCGCTAGCCCGAAGCTTTCGGCCGTTGGCGAGAACAAAATGGAGGTTCCGGTAAATCCACACGTCACCCTGTTTTGCATCGGGCGTGCCGAAGGCGGTTTGCACCACATCGGCGTCCTTTTCCTTGTACACGCGATTGAGTTGGCCGGCCATCCACGGAGTGCGCCGGCCGGCGGAAAAGGGATCGGGCTTGGGCGGATCCGGTTTGCGCGCGGGCGGTAGTCCGGCAGTGGCACCTTCGTCCAGTAGCAGCTTGCCCTTGGCATCCCACCTTTTTTGGCTCACCAACGCAGTGCCACGATAGGTGGCCTCCAATGTTTTTTGCCCGTTTTCGTGCCACTCTGTAAACTGCGAAAGCAGGCCATCTTTGAAAAATTGTTTACGCTTGAGCTTGCCGTTTGGATGCCAGTTTTGATGCAGGCCTCTTGGCTGTTTGCCGTTCCATTCGGCCATCCACGATCTTTTGCCATCCAAAAACCAGCCCTCGGCCACGCCCTTGGGCTGGCCGCGTTCATACGGTGTGCGGCTGCTGCGTTGACCGTTTGGATGGTACTCGATCAAATTGCCTTCGATCACGTTGTTGCGATAGGTGGTTTCCCAAATCTTTTGTCCTTCCTCATTGAAGCCGGTGGCCACGCCTTCGCGCTGGCCGGCGACGTAACGGGTGGCGCTGAGGCGGCGGCTGCCGGTGTCAAATTCAGTGAGCAATCCGTGCGGTTGACCTTCGTGCAGCGGCATTTCAAACTGCTTAGCGCCATTGGAATGCCAGCCCAACAACGATCCCGTGGGCGCGCCGTCTTTCAGCGTTACCTCGGTCATTTTCTGGCCGTTCTCGTACCACTCAACCGCCGTTCCCTGGGCCACGCCGGCGCGCATTTGCACTTCGTAACTTTTTTGGCCGTTTTCGTGCCAATCCACCACCGCACCGGTGTACGGTTCGGTTTCTCCCATGGCAAAAAATTTGCCGTCGCTCAGCAGTAATTCATCGGTGGTAAAGTATTCCACCTTATCCTTATCGCCCGAGCAACCGACCCCGATTAGCCCCAGGAAGGTTATGATCAGTGCCATCACGCCTCGGCGTCTCATGCCGCAACCTAATCGCTGAGTGGCGAATTGTCAATCCAACCCACTTGACGCGCGCGGTGGGTTCGTGAAAATTAGGGGCGACGAAACGTCGTTTTATTTCGATGCCAATTTTTGAATATGCCTGTCCCGAGTGTCGGAGGATTTTTCAATTCCTCTCACGCCGTCTCAAGCCCACGCGCAAACCCGCTTGCCCCAAATGCGGCGGCAAAAAATTGGTCAAAGAAGTCAGCCAATTTGCCGCCCTCAAAGGCGCCGCCGAACCCAAAGCGGCCTCGCCCGGTGCCGACGGCGCAGGCGAACCTGATGGCATGCCGGATATGGATGATCCCCGCGTGCAACACGCGATGCGCGAGATGGAGCGTGATATGGGGCATATGGACGAAAATAACCCCAAACATATGGCGCATATGATGCGCAAAATGCAGGATCTCATGCCCGCCGACGCGATGCCCAAGGAAATGAATGACGCCATCAAACGCTTGGAAGCAGGCGAAGACCCTGAAAAAATCGAGGCAGATATGGGCGAAATTTTCGATGAATTTATGGGGCCGGAAGAAGGCGGCGGTGCGGGCGGATCGGGCGGCGGCGGGTATTCGCGCGACGGGGGGCTTTATGATATGTGAGGGAAGAGGTTTTAGGAGTTAGGAGATAGAATTTTATGGCAATTTCATTTGTTGCAATTTTGGTGGTCGCCTGCGGGATGGCGCTCTTGGCAAAGCGGTTGCGCTTGCCGTACACGGTGGTGTTGGTGGTGGCGGGGTTGATCGTCAGCGCATTGTCGGCGGGCGGCCAACTGGGGATGAACCTCAAGCTCACGCCGGAATTACTGCTGCAATTGTTTTTGCCGATCCTGCTGTTTGAGGCGGCGTTTCACGTGGACCTCAAATCGTTTCTGAACAATAAACGCGCCATTCTGTGCCTCGCCATCCCGGGGGTGATCATTGGGATGGTGCTCACCACCGCGCTCTTCATGGGCGTGGGCGAATTGTTCCGGCTCGGTCTGAGTTGGCAATTGGTGCTGCTGGCCGCAGCAATGTTGGCGGCGACCGATCCCATTTCGGTGGTGGCGCTCTTCAAGGAATTTACCGTGTCCAAACGGCTCGGGATTATCATCGAAGGCGAGAGTTTAATTAACGACGGCATCGCGGTGGTGGTGTTCGCCGTGGTGGTCAAAATCACCAGCGCGCACCTCGGCCTCACGTTGCCGCATCTGGATTCCACGGAAAGTTTGCAGGCGCTGCAAGTGGTGCTCGATTTCCTGCGTGAGGTGCTGCTCGGCACCGCCATCGGCCTCGGCATCGGGTTGGGCATTTCGTATCTCACCAGTAAGTTTGATGATCAACACATCGAGGTGGCCCTAACCGTCATTGCCGCGTACGGCGCGAATGTGGCGGCGATGGAGCTGCACGCTTCGGGCGTCATCGCCGTGGTGGTGTGCGGCATGATGATCGGCAACGTGGGCGTGAAGCACGGCATGAGCCCCACCACGCGCGAGGAGGTGGTGAGCTTTTGGGAATTCGCCGCGTTCGTCGCCAACTCATTTGTGTTCATCCTCATCGGGCTGGAAATTAAACTGGCCGGTTTATGGGAACAAGCGGTGCCGATTGTTTTGTTTTTTGTGATCATGATTCTCGTGCGGGCCATCACTGTGTTCGGCGTGCACGGCCTTGTGCGGCGCGCGGATTTACGGCTCAAACAGGAATGGCTCCCCGTCATCACGTGGGCCGGCGTGCGCGGGAGTTTGTCGATGGTGCTGGCGATGATGTTGTTGGTGGCCGCAAAAAGCGACGCTGGCACTGCCGCCGAGGCAAATCGATTGGTGTTGTTAAACATCGTGTACGGCGTGGTGTTGATGTCCATTTTATTGCAGGGCACCACCATGGCGTGGCTGATGAAACGCGGCGGGCTCATCATCGAAACCACCGAGGAAACCGAATATGAACTCGCGCTGGCCCGCCGCCAAGCCATCCGCGTGATGCTGGATAATCTGGAATCCTCCGAACGCAAAGGCACTCTCTCGCACGAAACCTTTGAGACGCTGCACGGCCAACTCCTCGCCCGCCGCCAAGCCAACGACAAACGCATCGCCCAAATGCTCGAGCAAACGCCCACGCTCAACACCATCGAACTGCAAATCGAATCCGCCCACCTCAGCGCGCTGGAAAAACAAGTCTACCGCGACCTGGAAAAAGCCGGTGATTTGGATTACGATTCGATGGAGTCGTTGGTCCGCGAAGTAGTGGATCGCAAATTGTAGCCCGGGCCGTTGGCCCGGGGGGCCGGGCTACATTAGTGCGCCAAAGGGGTTGTGTTATAAAATGAAATGTACAGTTGACAGAATGGAATGGGGGGGGGGGTAATAGAGAGCAACCAAAAACATGATGAAAAAATACTTACCCCCAATTTGGGTTTGTTTGGCGGTATTGCTTTCCTTTTCATTCTATGCAAGTGCTTCGGATGATCAACTAGGCACGGCTGAATTTCTCATTGAAGAGTATTTGCCCGAACTACCTCCAGAATTGGATGAACAGGTTGGAAAGGCTCATTATCACATCGATCAGTATTGGGAAGCCAATTGGGAGTTCCCCGAATTAAATCGTGATGAATTTGAAGAAGGCACGTTGGGTTATGATTTCCCGCGCGTGGCGCAATTGAACCTTAATGACTATTTGAATTGGTTGGGCGAACGGGAAGAATGGAATGGGCCCAGTTTGGAACTCGAGGAAGCTCGCAGTTCTGTTTCCACATTAATGGGCGAGATCGAGTGGATGGTGGATCCGCTCGGTGCGTTGACGGCTTGGATGAATTCGGAGGCACTCTTGGAGCAGCCCAATACCGAAGCAGTTGTAACATTTCAAGAATTTACAAATGAATTGGCAAGCGTAGAAGGCGTAACAGTGATAGAGCAAATTTATGAAAAGCAGACAACCGATTATTCAAATGTTGCTGGGAGGTTAGCTGCACTGAGACTGCAACCGAATAATGAATGGCAAAGAGTTATGGCCACAGTTGACCCGAATGTTGTCGTGCCAGATCAAAAACCCAAACAGCTTAATTATAACGATTGTGGAGCTTTTAGATGGGGGGTTGATTTTTCGTTGAAGGAATTGCCTGATGCTGGCGGAATGATGGCTACAACTGTTCATTTTGACTATCAGATTCAAGATGCAATCGGTCAAAATTTGTACAGTCCCACATGGCGACTTCCGTTTCTGGAAACAAATCCTCGGAGCAATTTTCAATTCTATATTTTCGATTATATAGATCCTCAAGTAGAAAAGGAGGATAATCCAATTTACAGTTTGAACATGAATTTCATCGATTTTCCATTCGGTTTCCACAAAACAAAAGGTTTCATTAAGATTGAATTCTCAACACGACTGTTTGAATATGAA
The window above is part of the Limisphaerales bacterium genome. Proteins encoded here:
- a CDS encoding zinc ribbon domain-containing protein, which produces MPIFEYACPECRRIFQFLSRRLKPTRKPACPKCGGKKLVKEVSQFAALKGAAEPKAASPGADGAGEPDGMPDMDDPRVQHAMREMERDMGHMDENNPKHMAHMMRKMQDLMPADAMPKEMNDAIKRLEAGEDPEKIEADMGEIFDEFMGPEEGGGAGGSGGGGYSRDGGLYDM
- a CDS encoding sodium:proton antiporter, yielding MAISFVAILVVACGMALLAKRLRLPYTVVLVVAGLIVSALSAGGQLGMNLKLTPELLLQLFLPILLFEAAFHVDLKSFLNNKRAILCLAIPGVIIGMVLTTALFMGVGELFRLGLSWQLVLLAAAMLAATDPISVVALFKEFTVSKRLGIIIEGESLINDGIAVVVFAVVVKITSAHLGLTLPHLDSTESLQALQVVLDFLREVLLGTAIGLGIGLGISYLTSKFDDQHIEVALTVIAAYGANVAAMELHASGVIAVVVCGMMIGNVGVKHGMSPTTREEVVSFWEFAAFVANSFVFILIGLEIKLAGLWEQAVPIVLFFVIMILVRAITVFGVHGLVRRADLRLKQEWLPVITWAGVRGSLSMVLAMMLLVAAKSDAGTAAEANRLVLLNIVYGVVLMSILLQGTTMAWLMKRGGLIIETTEETEYELALARRQAIRVMLDNLESSERKGTLSHETFETLHGQLLARRQANDKRIAQMLEQTPTLNTIELQIESAHLSALEKQVYRDLEKAGDLDYDSMESLVREVVDRKL